From a single Nitrospira sp. genomic region:
- a CDS encoding PilZ domain-containing protein: MQSRYSQRVAMNCSVMFAGENIVGEGRILDLSLPGCLLESPKKMTVGEYIQLRLFLPDHATPLHVALAAVRWVDGCRLGVEFIRTSQEEQRRLEQLVKKHPILHQAPRWSERVLLLGATGR; the protein is encoded by the coding sequence ATGCAGAGCAGATATAGTCAGCGTGTGGCGATGAATTGTTCAGTGATGTTTGCGGGTGAGAATATCGTCGGGGAAGGGCGAATTCTAGACCTTTCACTCCCAGGCTGCCTTCTCGAAAGCCCTAAGAAAATGACCGTGGGGGAGTACATTCAACTGAGGCTGTTTCTCCCAGACCACGCCACACCGCTGCATGTGGCTCTTGCAGCCGTCAGATGGGTCGATGGTTGTAGACTTGGGGTGGAGTTTATTCGCACGTCTCAGGAAGAGCAACGCCGTCTAGAACAGTTAGTGAAGAAGCATCCCATCCTACATCAGGCACCTCGCTGGAGCGAACGCGTTCTTCTTCTCGGCGCCACTGGCAGGTAA